One Coffea eugenioides isolate CCC68of chromosome 2, Ceug_1.0, whole genome shotgun sequence genomic window, TTTTTGTCTAAATTtaacaatcttttttttttttaattcataaactTGATCTCATCGTAGATAAGACTATGGAAGCACTGGGAGAATTCAATTAGAAGCGAGACATCACAACCACATAGGGGTAATTTTTCTGGCAAATTATTACTTTCTTTATAAACAAAATTATGCTTTTAAATAACAATTACTAGCAACTATTTAAGAATTATATATATTCTACCAAGAATTATTTGGTTCCGttggtgtaaaaaaaaaaattttttttttgtggggttTGTTGTACTTTTCATTGTTGCAGCTCATGCAATTCATATCCACCACCACCGAATATTCAAGGAGAGAGCAGGGAGATATTGGAGAAAGTTTGCTGTTGTGAGTTGGGTGGTGAGTTTCTTTACCTTCTTCATTAATGAATTGTACTAAAAATAATTTGACTTATCCATGTTAAATATTTAGCTTTAGTACCCATTGTCATATGATAGTACATTTTACTTGCTCATTGTAAATATCATTTACTAGAAGTAGTAGTTAGTTTAGGGGTTAATTACTTTTGCCTCCCTTATAATTTGGCCATCCCAGACAAAATATACCAGCAATTAAAATACCCAATTCTTTTATTCTAACATTGAATAACCCTAAAAAACTAAGGAAATTCTGTTTTTCCTATGAATTTTCTTCTTAGTCTATAACAGATTTTCTTGATCCTATCACGTTCCACTAAAAATTGGCAAATGAATCATCCATATTTGAGAAGATGACTCTCATATTTGAGAAGGCATTTAATTACTTAATTTGAGTAAAAATGAACGACGTATTATCGTTTATGATTACTATCTACCTTCTCCGAAGATATATTGAGTAAAAACgaaccatatatatatatatatatatatatatatatatatatatatttggtgGGAAACATCATTTTGAGATGCattttctcttgatttaatTTGTCTATGGCTTGGTGAAGTAACTTCCAATCTTTCATCTCatacaaaatttttttgttggTCCAAAATCTTTTGCAGGTATCGTTCTTCAAGCAGTTTTATGGCTCAGTCACCAAGTCAGACTACATTGCTTTGCGAAGAGGATTTATACGTGTACAATTATCAATTAACATTGCTCTGATTCAAACATGTAATTTCTGGTGTAAACAAATATTTTTCTTCCATCATTCTTCATTGTGTGTGCTGTCCACCTATCTTGCTTTCAGGCTCATTGTCCCTCCATGCCTCACTTCGATTTTCACACTTACATGATGCGAACCCTCGAACTGGACTTCAAGAAAATAGTTGGTATAAGGTATAACTAGCTGCCTACCCATACACATTCAACTTCTCATATTCTAGACTATAATGAAAAGTCATTCCAACAATGTTGATGCCTGATCCTTAACAACAGCTGGTACTTGTGGGTCTTTGTAATGGTCTTTTTGTTGATGGATTTGGCAGGTATGTCAAATTCTTCTTTGGTTTCTGTATTTCATTCTTGTCATGACCACATTTGGAAAATTTATATTGATCCTGCCCTTCTGTGCATGGTCAATTGCTGCAGGGTGGCACTCATACTTCTGGCTATCATTCTTGCCTTTAGTAGTGAGTAAATCAACTTAATTTACCCCCTTAAATAGCTGTTACCTGCTCAGTTCATGCAGCTACTAAGGTTTTCATGAGGTTCAAATTGCAGCTATTACTTCTTGTGGGTGCTAAATTAGAGCACATAATTACTGAATTAGCTCAAGAGGTTGCAGAGAAAAGGAATGGAGAAGCTGAAGCTGCACCGGTGAAGCCTTCTGATGAACTTTTTTGGTTTCATAGCCCAAATCTTTTCCTATACTTGATTCACTTCATATTGTTTCAAAATTCATTCGAgattgcttttcttttttgggtttgGGTAAGTGAGTTGATAATTTTTGCTGATGCATTGTTCTTGATCATGTGGAACAACTTCCAAGTGTACTAACCCAAACCCGTTTCATCACCCTCCAGACCACTTATGGGTTCAAATCATGCATTATGGAAAAATTGGGGTTTATTATCCCAAGACTCACTATAGGGTAATTACtaggaaatgagaaaaataaatactGTAGCTTCCCTGCCCTTATTTTGTCCATTGACAAATATTTCATCCATGCAGGATACTTGTCCAAGTTCTTTGCAGTTACAGTACCTTACCTTTATATGCTTTAGTCACACAGGTACTATAAATTAGGAATGAATCTGATGTcgaattaaaaattttatattttttcctaactttttatttttatttatttattattatagaTGGGTAGCTTGTTTAAGCAAACGATGTTCGATGAATACATACGCGAGCTCATTTTGAAATGGGCAAGGAGGACACCTAGTTCTGCCGCCGGTGAAAGTCACAGGTTGGCTAGCCAATCTACGGAGAGCATTCATGCTTCTGAGCAGCCAACTCTTGATGATGCTATTGCAACATCAGTAATTGAGCTTAATCATCACAACGAATCTCAAACACCATTTTCATGATGATCTTTTAATTCGAGGAAGATGTACTATCGTGTATCCAATTCATGAATGAGCAGATAACTaaagtttcttcttttttttttttttttttttttgtgtttttcttttcttgtcttctGTAAATAACAGCATCATGATTAATGAGATTAGATTCTAATTTAAGTGATAGCTCATGTTTAAAGggttaaaataataataaaaaaaggactcttgaaataataataatatttttagccACTTTATCCAAATTGCGAAGTTATCAATTCAAACATAGAACAATGCTccatttggattagctgttttacgagatatttttgaaatattttattgtaaccATGTAGATAAAACATTTTTATCATAGATATTTTTTATGGtgtttttggaatatttttgaaaatatattttagaatatttttaaattttaaaatttaagtgagatacttttaaaattttataaaatcttaCAACCATCTACCACTATACcacccctcccctcccctcctcTCTCCTCTCCACCCTTTTTCGCCACCCCCTCCCCCCCTCTTTGGTCACGGGTCACGAccagagagagggagagggggaggggTCCCATGAGAGAGACGTGAGGAGGAAGGAGGAGAGGGGAGAAAGAGGGAGGAAAAGGGTGGGGGAGGTAGAAAGAGCGGAGAAAGGGGAGGCAAGGAGGGAGGTGGAAGAAGGAGGGGGAGGAGGGAGGAAAGAAGGAGAAGGGGTGGCGGGTGGtggtgtttttatttttttgtatatttggagttgtttttgatatattgtatggatatggtgttttggaattatttttatttatatattattgtaGCATTGTATATAAAAAacatgtttttaaaaaattgaggAATCCAAACGGAGCAGATAGTATCGATTATATTTGAAAGACCAAAATATTTGGGCTACTAGTTATACGGCTAAATTATCATTGAAGGATGTTTACAGTAGTCACATACTTCTATAATCATATGGACCATCTTTTAATTCAAGCAGGTGACTTTCTGATTCATTAGGAAAACATATCCAACAGAGGAACTAGACCAAGCAGAACAAACTAGGCAGCAGTTTGATCGGAGTAATCATGCTATGCTGCAACTTCCCATGTATTCTGCTTAGTTATTTCATGTTATACAGTGTACATCAACATGGTGAGATCCTTCTTGATGACTTAAGCAGAAGGACAAGCATTGAATGAATAAACGTAAAATTGTATACTGATCTTAAGTAAACCATGAAAGACTACTTTTGCCCCTTAGACAGGCAAGAATTTCAGCCTAAGCATCGTTACAGAAGCCACTTAGTTGATAAGATGGGGAAACCTAATGAGGCAGAAAGAGTTCTATGGTAGTGGAGCCTATATGTTGGCACATAATTTAACATGTTGAGGCCAGACAAACCACTGGGCTTAGAATTGCCACACCTTTGTTGTTTCATTTACTGAAGATGCTTCTCTGACACAGATATCTTTTTCCTCTTACATTTGGCATTCCTTTTGGGTCTCATATTAGTTGCAGTAATAAGCTTATAGTTAGTTGGAGGCATTTCACTTAGCTTCCCAAACCAATCCTCATAAAAGCTCCATATCTCTGACCTGTTcaagagaaaaatcaagaatatagTACCTATGCACTAGGGAAGTAAAGAAGTATAAGGTCACAGACAGAGAAATTGAAACTGTTCATTTACCAGTATGCCAAAAACTGAAATGGTGCATACTTTCCATAGATTATTTCGAGATCCCCATCAACTGTCTTGATGGTAGTCTGTCTGGCATGAACCTGAAATgcatattttaaattttgtagTATATACCAGGTCAGAAAGTAAATATGCATGGGACCAAAAATGCACAAGATTATTAAAGAAAGTACCTGTTTCATATGCCTAATTGTTTCTGAATCAGAGGGAATGACATGATAAAATCCCATGCACATAAGAACATTAGCACATGTAAAAGGGCCGAATCCatcaatttcttttaattgctcAGCCAAAATATTGTAGCTAGATAAGGTTGGTTGTCTACCAGTTTCTTCAAGTTCTCCCAACTTGATACCACCTTGAACCACAAGCTGGGCAAGTTTCAATATGCGACTAGCTCGATAACCAAGATTGCAACGCCTTGCTAAAACAGATTCATCAAGACTTGCTAATTCATTTGGGCTTGGGAAATTACCCATCCTATAGCAATTATAAGGTTCGGACCCATCTGAACATGAAAAGTCATCCAATTGGGGAAAATTTATTAGCCTTCCATCCCCAACCCTTTTGGAGCAGTGTAAAACATGATCACAAGCCATTTTGAACACTGAAACTTCTTCACCGACAGCATTTGCATCAGTAAACTTGTTTGCTAAATTCTCTGGACACTTTTGAACTTCCATCTTTCTCTTTGTTTCCTTCCCAGCAGGTGTTTTTGGAATAAAATGCTCACTGTCAGCTGTTTGACTTCTGGAATCTGTGTCATTATGAACTTTATCCCTTGACAATGGGTATTGCAGTTCCCACTGAAGCTCACAAAGGGCTGTAGCCATGCTCAAACTCCTTGGCCACCTGAAAGAGGGAAAAACTACGACAATTATCTACTTCTTTAAGTCCAAAACATCTCAAAATCTAACTCTTCACGACCATTCTATGCTTTGCAGGCAAAAAGAGCCCCATTATCAGTTTCACAACACAGAGATAAAACCAGTAACCAACTAATCATTTGTGAAAAACCTTTGCAACCTTGTTAGTTGTTATATGAAGCGTAATCACAGCAACCAAATGTCTAGATATGCCATCACGACTGACATCCTAAGACCTTCTAGTGGTCTAGTCGATTACTATGAATCTATTAACATAAATCCATGACATCCGAATATCGTTGCCTTAAATATATACTGAATGCAAGCTATTCTTAAAAAGAATAGTTTGCAGTTAAATCAATAGAGTTCTCATATGCAAATCCCATGGATAAGAATATTTTGAATTTGGTAGAGTAGGAAAGAACATTCAAAAGCAATCAAGGCTCTAATGACAACTGCTTTTCGGGAAAGCATTTTTCCCTACTCTACCAAACTTGAAATAACCTGCCTCTTATATGGGGCTTTGTCAGATGAGAAGTCTGTTAATTTAACTGCCAGCTACCAAGCACAAATTGTTGGACCTTTTACTACATTGTTGGCAAACATGATCTTTATTTATTCATCGAAGGGTAGACCCAAAGGATAAACTCAAAGTTTCATTACCTCAACACATCGAAGGTACAAGACAATGACCGTACATACTTGCACGAGACAGATTCTACAAGCAGGGCAGACCCACTTACTGGCAATTGCAGAGGAGGATACACTTAATCATGTCCTCGAACAAGGTTGGTGACCGGAATATTCTCCCAAATTCCCTCTCTTTTGCTTCCGTGTGGATCTCTTGAAAGTAGCTCACAGTCCTATTATCTTCCTCTGACAATCGTAGCATTCGCCTTACTTGATTCTACACACAAAATTTGTGAGAAGGATGCACTCCCTAGCATAAAAAGCCACAATTTTGATTTTAGTTATTGCAAAACACATTTCTACAGCTTTGTCCAGGGAATGTACATTTAACATTGCACATACAAATCATCATATGAATGCTTTACACTAAATAATTCTTGATTTTCGCCCTCTTAGCTGGGCAATCGGGGTGTGCCGTTTGCATTAATTTTCCCAATTTTAGTTGAACAACTACTATATTATTGATAATAGGGGTATTAGAAGGCGAAATAATGTGCTTATTTTTAAGGCTGCTTTTACAATTATGAATCTCATATATTAGGAtagtaataataacaataataataataaatctcATACACCAAAACATTAGGAATCATTAAAAGCTATGAATCATACAACCTGAAAGCATCCCCACCCATTTTAATCAAATGTCAATTTtctccttaattcctttcatttgcTTTACTGATTTTCAAAATTCACGCCAACAAGATataagaaagaaatgaaaaagccCAGAAGAGATTAGGAAGAAGAGTACCAGCAAAGAGTGTTGTTGTTGAGAAGATAGAGAATCAGTCCCAAAGACTTGAAGTTCGAGGGATTGAGAAGGGCGACAGGGCTGTGAGATTTTGACGGTGACTGACTTTTGGTGATCAGGGTCGTTGAGATTGAGGCTGAGACGAAGAGGGCGTTGAAGGGTCTTGGATTTTGGGTCCCAGAAATTTGGTGCCATCATGAATAGCCCATGGCTGCAGACTGCTTTTTCCAGTTTGAATGTGGCTGCAGCCTCTCCAAGCGGCAGCTCCACCACCGTGGTCAGGTGGTTTCCGCCGGTTAAGCTGCTCTGGATTTCCATTTCCGATACTTGCCGTTAACTGACTGAGTAGTTCGTGGAAGTGTCAAATTAAGTAGTCGTATAGTATGGAAAAATTATATGAGATGAGAAACGAATGAGAATGGcccacaaaaaaaataaaaaaaaaaggaattgtaAATATTTTAGTGTTCTATCTTCTATGTCCAAAGAACCAAAGATTCTATTATGCTTGGATTTGATGAAAATTTAAGGGGTTTTTTTGTTTATGCAAATTAACCTCAGTTCCCATCCTATATCTTTTTCCATTGCATACAAGTAAAGGACGAAAAGCTAGCTTGCATGGTTTCTACATCAGTTTACACTTTACACTTCAGGTAGGATTCAATTCATAGAGGTGCTACTTCGGACTATCTCCTTtcattcttctttctttctttctttcttcttattttttaacCCTATAATATGCTCAGGAACTTGCTTAATATATTATGCATGTACAATGATCATAATATATTGCTAATAACTAAAACTTGTAATTTCTGATGTAACCAATACTTTTCTTCTTAATTAGCATTCTTGATTTCTTGTCCCTATCTTGCTTTCAGGGCCATTGTCCCTCCAATCCATGCCTAATTTTGATTTTCATACCTATATGTGGCAGGTGTGTAACGATGTACAGGACTTCAAGAAATTAGTTTCCTCCATTCTAGAAAACTGAATGAGAAGTCACTGGAATTCTTCATGCCAATAATATTGATGGCTGATCCTTAACTCAGCTGGTACTTGTGGATCTTTGTTATGCTCTTTTTGTTAATGAATTTATGAGGTACATGGATCCTTTCTGTTCTGTTTACATATTGATATGGTGATGGAATTCAATCCAACTTAATTACCCACTTATAGAGCTGCAGTTAACTACTTATTTTGTGCAGCATTGAGATTTTAATCTTTGTCCAATTGAAGCTATTATTTCTAGTAGGTGCAAAATTAGAACATGAGTGGAGCATTCGGATGAACTGTTTTGGTTTCACCTCCCAGCTCTGGTTCTATACTTGATTCACTTCATACTACTGTTTCAGAATTCATTTGAGATTTGCTATTCTTTTCTGGGTTTGGGTAAGTAAATTGACATTTTGGCTGATTCATTGTTCTTGATATCATGTTGAATGTCTTCAAGTGTACTAATCCAAAGCCGTTTTTATCACTCTGTAGGGCACATATGGGTTCAAactttccaaatcagaaattagGGGAGAATTGGGTTTTATTATTCCGAGACTTACT contains:
- the LOC113763142 gene encoding MLO-like protein 13 produces the protein MAAGEPRSFEYTPTWVVTVVCFIIVLISLGAERGLHRLGKLFKHRKLHALYEALEKVKGELMLLGFISLLLTVFQGLISHVCIPRDSANIMLPCKLKTEASSGGSEHLGIAKHGRRLLAEDVSLETCARQGKLPLLSLEALHQLHIFIFVLAVVHVIFCVTTMLLGGAKIRLWKHWENSIRSETSQPHRAHAIHIHHHRIFKERAGRYWRKFAVVSWVVSFFKQFYGSVTKSDYIALRRGFIRAHCPSMPHFDFHTYMMRTLELDFKKIVGISWYLWVFVMVFLLMDLAGWHSYFWLSFLPLVLLLLVGAKLEHIITELAQEVAEKRNGEAEAAPVKPSDELFWFHSPNLFLYLIHFILFQNSFEIAFLFWVWTTYGFKSCIMEKLGFIIPRLTIGILVQVLCSYSTLPLYALVTQMGSLFKQTMFDEYIRELILKWARRTPSSAAGESHRLASQSTESIHASEQPTLDDAIATSVIELNHHNESQTPFS
- the LOC113764157 gene encoding uncharacterized protein LOC113764157 encodes the protein MEIQSSLTGGNHLTTVVELPLGEAAATFKLEKAVCSHGLFMMAPNFWDPKSKTLQRPLRLSLNLNDPDHQKSVTVKISQPCRPSQSLELQVFGTDSLSSQQQHSLLNQVRRMLRLSEEDNRTVSYFQEIHTEAKEREFGRIFRSPTLFEDMIKCILLCNCQWPRSLSMATALCELQWELQYPLSRDKVHNDTDSRSQTADSEHFIPKTPAGKETKRKMEVQKCPENLANKFTDANAVGEEVSVFKMACDHVLHCSKRVGDGRLINFPQLDDFSCSDGSEPYNCYRMGNFPSPNELASLDESVLARRCNLGYRASRILKLAQLVVQGGIKLGELEETGRQPTLSSYNILAEQLKEIDGFGPFTCANVLMCMGFYHVIPSDSETIRHMKQVHARQTTIKTVDGDLEIIYGKYAPFQFLAYWSEIWSFYEDWFGKLSEMPPTNYKLITATNMRPKRNAKCKRKKISVSEKHLQ